The Candidatus Methylomirabilota bacterium genome contains a region encoding:
- a CDS encoding mandelate racemase/muconate lactonizing enzyme family protein: protein MKIADVTAYATSFPVPPGAGVTLGIGRAVKRDAVLVKVTTDDGLVGWGEAHHGRAPGSVAHLVNTTLRQLVLGLDAADVVGVWARVYKMQLGSHGMGAGAAIGLSGIDMALWDIRGKAVGWPLYRVLGGTARPIPAYAGGVSLGYQEPAKLVDEARALVGQGYRALKLRIGDTPERDLERVAAVRKAFGDGLVILTDANTGYTVADARRAMPGLEAHGVGWLEEPFPAHDHRSYALAATFGRVPLAAGENHYTRFEFTRVLEDRVITILQPDLSKTGGVTEGLRIAAMASAWKLPIHPHTSMTGLNMAASIHFLAAIENGGYFEADVSRGNLFRDELTSAPYALDREGRVAPLPKPGIGVEVDEGFLAGHPVIDGPAYV, encoded by the coding sequence ATGAAGATCGCGGACGTCACGGCCTACGCGACCTCGTTCCCGGTCCCGCCGGGCGCCGGCGTCACGCTCGGCATCGGACGCGCGGTCAAGCGCGACGCCGTCCTCGTCAAGGTGACGACCGACGACGGCCTCGTGGGCTGGGGCGAGGCGCATCACGGCCGCGCGCCCGGAAGCGTCGCCCACCTGGTCAACACCACCCTGCGCCAGCTCGTCCTCGGGCTCGACGCGGCCGACGTCGTCGGCGTGTGGGCGCGCGTCTACAAGATGCAGCTCGGGAGCCACGGCATGGGCGCCGGCGCCGCGATCGGGCTCAGCGGGATCGACATGGCGCTCTGGGACATCCGCGGCAAGGCGGTCGGGTGGCCGCTCTACCGGGTCCTCGGCGGGACCGCCCGGCCGATCCCGGCGTACGCGGGGGGCGTCTCGCTGGGCTATCAGGAGCCGGCGAAGCTCGTGGACGAGGCCCGCGCCCTCGTCGGCCAGGGGTACCGGGCGCTCAAGCTCAGGATCGGCGACACGCCGGAGCGCGACCTCGAGCGCGTCGCCGCCGTGCGAAAGGCCTTCGGCGACGGCCTCGTGATCCTGACCGACGCGAACACGGGCTACACGGTGGCGGACGCGCGCCGGGCCATGCCCGGCCTCGAGGCGCACGGCGTCGGCTGGCTCGAGGAGCCGTTCCCCGCCCACGACCACCGGAGCTACGCGCTCGCCGCGACCTTCGGCCGGGTGCCGCTGGCCGCAGGCGAGAACCACTACACGCGCTTCGAGTTCACGCGCGTCCTCGAGGACCGCGTGATCACGATCCTCCAGCCCGACCTCTCGAAGACCGGCGGCGTCACCGAGGGCCTGCGCATCGCCGCCATGGCGAGCGCCTGGAAGCTCCCGATCCATCCCCATACGTCCATGACCGGCCTCAACATGGCCGCATCCATCCACTTCCTCGCGGCGATCGAGAACGGGGGGTACTTCGAGGCGGACGTGTCGCGGGGCAACCTCTTCCGCGACGAGCTCACGAGCGCGCCCTACGCGCTCGACCGCGAGGGCCGCGTCGCGCCGCTTCCGAAGCCGGGAATCGGCGTCGAGGTGGACGAGGGCTTCCTCGCCGGGCACCCGGTCATCGACGGCCCCGCGTACGTCTGA